One window of Alteromonas sp. LMIT006 genomic DNA carries:
- a CDS encoding LysR family transcriptional regulator: MNLHRIDLNLFAVFDAIYSAGSLTKAADILCITQPAVSNSLARLRELFNDPLFVRTGHTMTPTPVAQNMIVPAREALNLMRKSIQASHEFDPRQAVKQFTFASRDLMEVSIIPRLLSLLEDVAPLVTLANYDIPQSKVVSEMANGRLDFYVDSSSFTDQHLKKRRIASDRYVLIARQGHPLLTNGCNLQTFLSLKHISVKHANELEGVDLALDKLGLQRKIGYQSQHFLTVPSALLKTDMVACVPYHLAKHYDVAIYELPVTVNPLEYYLYWHVSVENDKAHQWMRQELFNICQNYQKQLLPED; encoded by the coding sequence ATGAACCTACATCGTATTGATTTGAACTTATTCGCTGTATTTGATGCCATTTATAGTGCCGGAAGTCTGACCAAAGCAGCGGATATTTTGTGTATAACACAACCTGCTGTCAGCAATTCTTTAGCCAGACTTAGGGAATTATTTAATGACCCTCTATTTGTGCGGACCGGTCACACTATGACCCCAACGCCCGTCGCACAAAATATGATAGTACCCGCTCGAGAAGCACTTAACCTGATGCGCAAAAGCATTCAAGCCAGTCATGAATTTGACCCAAGACAAGCCGTAAAACAATTTACCTTCGCTAGTCGGGATCTAATGGAAGTCAGTATCATACCTAGGTTACTGTCTTTACTCGAAGATGTAGCGCCATTGGTTACCTTAGCGAATTATGATATCCCACAATCTAAGGTAGTTTCCGAAATGGCAAACGGTCGATTGGATTTTTATGTCGATTCGAGTAGCTTTACCGATCAACATCTCAAAAAAAGACGCATCGCCTCAGATCGTTATGTGTTGATTGCACGGCAAGGCCACCCTTTGCTAACCAATGGGTGTAATTTGCAAACATTTTTGAGTTTAAAGCACATTAGTGTGAAACATGCCAATGAGCTTGAAGGGGTCGATCTTGCGTTGGATAAGTTAGGATTACAACGCAAAATCGGTTATCAATCTCAACATTTTTTGACAGTACCCAGTGCTTTATTAAAAACAGATATGGTGGCTTGTGTCCCGTATCACCTAGCAAAACATTATGACGTCGCAATCTATGAATTACCGGTTACGGTTAATCCTCTCGAGTATTATTTGTACTGGCATGTTTCTGTAGAAAATGACAAGGCGCATCAATGGATGCGCCAAGAACTATTCAATATTTGTCAAAACTACCAAAAGCAACTTCTTCCGGAAGATTAA
- a CDS encoding DUF3106 domain-containing protein: MKKPVMKAILLASLLCAGQAFAVEWNSLTRGQQKALQKYEFSWQDISEPEQLKLIKRADRWLELPPERKKQAKERMGKLREMSPEEREQVKQRVKRFVNLSPEQKRALKEKAQAYKALPEEEKNQIRAALRAMKNKLKALSPEQRKVLREATKDMSPQEKLAYLKQNV, encoded by the coding sequence ATGAAAAAACCTGTAATGAAAGCGATTCTGCTAGCCAGTTTATTGTGTGCCGGCCAAGCCTTTGCTGTTGAATGGAATTCGCTGACTCGAGGTCAACAAAAAGCACTGCAAAAGTACGAGTTCTCTTGGCAAGATATAAGTGAACCCGAACAACTGAAACTGATTAAACGTGCCGATCGTTGGCTGGAGTTACCACCTGAGCGAAAAAAACAAGCCAAGGAACGTATGGGTAAACTCCGTGAGATGTCGCCTGAAGAACGCGAGCAGGTTAAACAACGCGTAAAACGCTTTGTCAATTTATCGCCTGAACAAAAACGTGCACTGAAAGAAAAAGCGCAAGCTTACAAGGCGTTGCCCGAAGAGGAAAAAAATCAGATCCGTGCAGCGCTTCGTGCCATGAAAAACAAGTTAAAAGCGCTTTCACCCGAACAACGCAAAGTGCTTCGTGAGGCAACTAAAGACATGTCACCTCAGGAAAAATTGGCGTATCTCAAGCAAAATGTTTAA
- a CDS encoding RNA polymerase sigma factor: protein MSAMDAFFKTHQQQAFLYCRYQGLPTEDAYDVLQDAMLKCFKRYSDKSETEWPALFFTTVKFTMIDFKRKAKLKQTLFFWQTHSDETNLDDVLNYQNLQLLVGIEDELVAQQLMERFYTVVRELSEQQREVLLLRALNGLSEKDTAQVLNISVGSVKTHLHRAKTTILNELGVANDNAA, encoded by the coding sequence ATGTCTGCGATGGACGCGTTTTTTAAAACGCATCAACAGCAAGCGTTTTTGTATTGCCGCTATCAGGGCTTACCCACTGAGGATGCCTATGACGTGTTACAAGATGCCATGCTTAAATGCTTTAAGCGGTATTCGGATAAATCGGAAACTGAATGGCCTGCGCTGTTTTTTACCACTGTCAAATTCACAATGATTGATTTCAAGCGCAAAGCAAAGTTGAAACAAACTCTGTTTTTTTGGCAAACCCATTCAGACGAAACGAATTTAGATGATGTGTTGAATTACCAAAATCTACAATTATTGGTGGGAATAGAGGATGAATTGGTCGCTCAGCAACTCATGGAACGTTTTTATACTGTGGTACGAGAGTTGAGTGAGCAACAAAGAGAAGTGTTGTTATTAAGGGCGTTGAATGGATTAAGTGAAAAAGATACCGCACAAGTTTTGAATATATCTGTCGGGAGCGTCAAAACCCACCTGCACCGCGCAAAAACAACGATTTTAAATGAATTAGGAGTCGCTAATGACAACGCAGCATGA
- the hemN gene encoding oxygen-independent coproporphyrinogen III oxidase — MQQGQSLIESLYQRQVPRYTSYPTALEFRNKDLSQTLHDALRKAQSPLSLYVHIPFCRSLCYYCGCNKTITQNTDKADHYLEAIATEVAQTTSDLIEPSASHLHLGGGSPSFLSLAQHRQLLSILQTHIQWLTDCQMSIELDPRNCDQEYIIGLAKLGYKRLSFGVQDTSSEVQTTINRVQCSEHIAMLIRTAYEAGFTNINVDLIVGLPNQSLSSIALTIQEVLSWDVERITVFNYAHLPHRFAAQRKFREDQLPASEIRQSMSKYINQHLNSKGYVNIGMDHYAKPEDPLVKAMQQGALQRNFQGYTADNNSNILGFGVSSISTIEDVVAQNPVKLKDYYAALQTQTLHNKGLVLSKDDRVRRQIISELMCNYQCDLQGICAEFAVDMALYFADELATLVNYHHQGLLEFEHGKISVKQVHRSLIRVIASTFDVYYIPQKGFSKVI; from the coding sequence ATGCAACAAGGTCAGTCATTAATAGAATCTTTATATCAACGACAAGTTCCGCGATATACCTCCTACCCTACGGCTCTTGAGTTTCGCAACAAAGACCTAAGTCAGACATTACATGATGCGTTGCGCAAAGCTCAGTCTCCTCTTTCTTTATATGTTCACATTCCATTTTGTCGTTCCCTCTGCTATTACTGTGGCTGTAACAAAACCATCACCCAAAACACCGACAAAGCTGACCATTACCTAGAGGCTATTGCCACTGAAGTGGCACAAACCACATCTGATTTAATTGAGCCAAGCGCCTCTCATTTGCATTTGGGGGGTGGTAGTCCAAGCTTTTTGTCCCTTGCGCAACACAGGCAACTACTTTCTATTCTGCAAACACATATTCAATGGTTAACAGATTGCCAGATGAGTATTGAACTCGACCCAAGAAATTGCGATCAAGAATATATCATTGGACTTGCTAAACTGGGTTACAAACGCTTGAGTTTTGGCGTGCAAGATACATCCTCAGAGGTTCAGACAACTATCAATCGAGTTCAGTGCAGTGAGCATATCGCAATGTTAATCAGAACGGCTTACGAGGCTGGGTTTACCAACATCAATGTTGATCTGATTGTTGGATTGCCGAATCAAAGCCTATCTAGTATTGCCCTCACCATACAAGAGGTACTTAGTTGGGATGTCGAACGCATTACCGTATTTAACTATGCTCACTTACCGCATCGGTTTGCTGCCCAGCGCAAATTTCGCGAGGATCAATTACCCGCTTCAGAAATTCGCCAAAGCATGTCGAAATATATTAATCAGCATCTGAACAGCAAAGGCTATGTAAACATCGGCATGGATCACTATGCTAAACCTGAGGATCCACTGGTCAAAGCCATGCAACAAGGTGCGCTACAAAGAAACTTTCAAGGCTACACTGCGGATAATAATTCGAACATCTTGGGTTTTGGGGTCAGTAGTATTTCGACTATCGAAGATGTCGTTGCGCAAAATCCAGTTAAACTAAAAGATTACTATGCTGCTCTACAAACACAAACTCTGCATAATAAAGGTTTAGTCCTGTCTAAAGACGACAGAGTGAGGCGTCAAATCATCAGTGAGCTAATGTGTAACTATCAATGCGATTTGCAAGGTATTTGTGCTGAATTTGCTGTTGATATGGCTTTGTATTTTGCTGATGAATTAGCCACTCTAGTTAATTATCATCATCAAGGATTACTCGAATTTGAGCATGGAAAAATCAGCGTAAAACAAGTGCATCGCTCTTTAATTCGAGTGATTGCCAGCACATTTGACGTTTATTACATCCCACAAAAAGGCTTTTCTAAAGTAATTTGA
- a CDS encoding dUTP diphosphatase, with the protein MLTKAQLNTMLTLQDNMNKKVNPDWINAGYGYLRAAMVESVEAIEHHGWKWWKAQHKDLPQLQMECVDIWHFALSHLLIAHNGEVAATAVALENELMANHQSLTFDGDDYVFGQSDLLANLELMAGLAAAKRFDVSLFLRIIEQCEMSSDELFRQYVGKNILNFFRQDHGYKEGTYIKEWHGREDNEHLVEVLNALDANADGYADMVYQGLLERYPS; encoded by the coding sequence ATGCTCACTAAAGCTCAACTCAACACCATGTTGACTTTGCAAGATAATATGAACAAAAAAGTAAACCCTGACTGGATCAATGCAGGATATGGGTATTTGCGCGCCGCCATGGTCGAATCGGTTGAAGCCATTGAACATCACGGTTGGAAGTGGTGGAAAGCGCAACACAAAGATTTGCCACAGTTGCAAATGGAATGCGTCGATATCTGGCACTTTGCGCTGTCGCATTTGTTGATTGCACACAATGGAGAGGTTGCAGCCACTGCTGTGGCTTTAGAAAATGAACTTATGGCCAACCACCAATCGCTCACTTTTGACGGAGACGATTATGTTTTCGGGCAATCCGATCTACTTGCCAATCTTGAATTGATGGCGGGACTTGCTGCAGCCAAGCGTTTTGATGTCAGTTTGTTTTTGCGCATTATTGAACAATGTGAGATGTCATCAGATGAATTGTTCCGCCAATATGTTGGCAAGAACATTTTGAACTTCTTCCGTCAGGATCACGGTTACAAAGAAGGGACTTATATCAAAGAGTGGCATGGGCGAGAAGACAATGAACACCTCGTTGAAGTACTCAATGCGTTAGACGCGAATGCAGATGGTTATGCAGACATGGTTTATCAGGGCCTTCTAGAGCGTTACCCAAGTTAA
- a CDS encoding DUF3422 family protein, with the protein MSSLPHSFSPGSIDWHPERDKLYAELHSRPFKIIQTDALITHIALLSNETQRVQQQETLLSFLQELSIDVECCEGSCQVYQTNDLLIRYEQHLEFTTLTITEHQHSLSSVAPFSKSALQRLPGDWFERFPGRVIAAFHLHIVFTPTASLPRPQTLKTYFANTLMVGSLPQNGDAQIWTNFQTHEDGFGRFLVFNLNMTKGQMGRMVQRLIEIEQYRLLTLLGYMKARSLTSDLKKMDQALASITDELAHGCQSDDQLLLNDLSHLAASIENIRAKTTFRFNASLAYYDVLVARIEELKENEVSGHLTLKEFLKRRLSPAVNSCTSAQERLESLSRRVNRASDMLRTRVELSVHSQNQQLLSAMERRSRIQLAMQHTVEGLSVAAISYYTIGLLKLMIDSLYELGILVNKQWVLGISIPVVVVGIWWLTRRIKNKYKALAR; encoded by the coding sequence ATGTCATCTTTACCTCATTCATTTTCTCCTGGCTCAATAGATTGGCATCCAGAAAGAGACAAACTTTATGCTGAGCTTCATTCACGTCCTTTTAAAATAATACAAACCGATGCTTTAATAACGCATATAGCGCTGCTGAGTAATGAAACACAACGCGTTCAACAACAAGAGACCCTATTGTCTTTTTTGCAAGAGTTATCAATTGATGTAGAGTGCTGTGAGGGGAGTTGTCAGGTATATCAAACGAATGATTTATTAATTCGCTACGAGCAGCACTTAGAATTCACAACGTTGACTATTACCGAACATCAACATTCATTAAGTAGTGTCGCCCCATTTTCAAAAAGTGCGCTACAAAGACTGCCAGGTGACTGGTTTGAACGATTCCCTGGTCGTGTTATCGCAGCATTTCATTTGCACATCGTGTTCACTCCTACCGCTTCATTACCTAGGCCTCAGACATTAAAAACGTATTTTGCCAATACGCTGATGGTTGGCAGTTTACCGCAAAATGGTGATGCGCAAATATGGACAAACTTTCAAACCCATGAAGATGGATTTGGGCGTTTTTTGGTATTTAACTTGAACATGACGAAAGGTCAGATGGGACGAATGGTTCAGCGTCTGATCGAAATAGAGCAATACCGTTTATTAACCCTTCTTGGATACATGAAAGCCCGCTCTTTAACCTCGGATCTTAAAAAAATGGATCAAGCATTAGCCAGCATTACCGATGAATTAGCGCATGGATGTCAAAGTGACGATCAACTGTTATTGAACGACTTGTCCCATTTGGCGGCTTCCATAGAAAATATTAGAGCAAAAACCACATTCAGATTTAACGCCAGCCTGGCCTATTATGATGTATTGGTCGCGAGAATCGAAGAATTGAAAGAAAATGAGGTTTCAGGGCATTTGACGTTGAAAGAATTTTTGAAAAGAAGGTTATCACCGGCTGTCAATTCATGTACCTCAGCACAGGAACGTTTAGAAAGTTTATCACGTCGGGTAAACAGAGCGTCCGATATGCTTCGAACCCGAGTAGAATTGTCGGTGCATAGTCAGAACCAACAATTACTCAGTGCTATGGAACGTCGTTCTCGGATTCAGTTAGCTATGCAGCATACCGTTGAGGGCCTATCGGTCGCAGCAATTAGTTATTATACAATTGGGCTCTTGAAACTAATGATCGACTCACTCTATGAACTTGGAATTTTGGTCAATAAACAGTGGGTGCTTGGTATCAGTATACCTGTGGTCGTTGTTGGTATTTGGTGGTTGACTCGTCGGATTAAGAATAAATATAAAGCACTTGCTCGTTGA